A stretch of the Rhinoderma darwinii isolate aRhiDar2 chromosome 3, aRhiDar2.hap1, whole genome shotgun sequence genome encodes the following:
- the LOC142750183 gene encoding TLC domain-containing protein 4-A-like — MVTEAKMEDNVLISYSVVAGSFIIFQFLFSVFSPRISPKVCSSYRKLAYAKQCEWDSRIVSTVHALIVGGLCLYILVYDDAVNADPIWGDPFQVKMNVAITCGYLVYDLLLFARFWREMRDPYMVCHHFAVIYAYGYVLNRGVLPYFANFRLMSELSTPFVNQRWFFDAVNMPRSSKPVLVNGMAMAIVFFIVRIAVIPSYYSQVFATFGTEGYIRLGIGPQVAWIVSCVILDILNVFWMYKIVRGFYRIVKSKPGGKPTRNHAD, encoded by the exons ATGGTGACTGAAGCAAAGATGGAGGACAATGTACTCATTAGTTACTCTGTGGTTGCTGGTAGTTTCATCATCTTCCAGTTTCTCTTTTCGGTCTTCAGTCCTAGAATCTCACCCAAAGTTTGTAGCAGCTACAGAAAACTCGCCTATGCCAAACAATGTGAATGGGACTCTAG GATAGTCTCAACGGTGCATGCATTGATTGTGGGGGGTCTCtgcctctacattttggtgtatgATGACGCAGTGAATGCAGACCCCATATG GGGGGACCCATTTCAGGTGAAAATGAATGTTGCCATCACATGTGGCTACCTCGTCTATG ACTTGCTGCTTTTTGCCCGTTTCTGGAGGGAGATGAGAGACCCTTATATGGTCTGCCACCATTTTGCAGTGATCTACGCGTATGGATACGTACTG AATCGCGGCGTGCTTCcatattttgcaaattttcggTTGATGTCCGAACTCTCAACACCGTTTGTAAATCAGAG GtggttttttgatgcagttaatATGCCACGGTCCTCTAAGCCTGTCTTGGTGAATGGGATGGCTATGGCTATTGTCTTCTTTATTGTCCGAATTGCTGTGATTCCAAGCTACTACTCTCAGGTCTTTGCCACATTTGGCACAGAGGGTTACATCCGTCTGGGTATTGGGCCACAGGTAGCATGGATTGTGTCCTGCGTCATCTTGGACATCCTCAACGTGTTCTGGATGTATAAAATTGTGCGCGGATTTTACCGGATTGTAAAGTCGAAACCTGGAGGAAAACCTACAAGGAACCATGCCGACTGA